Proteins found in one Erwinia sp. SLM-02 genomic segment:
- the ptsJ gene encoding MocR-like B6 salvage transcription factor PtsJ has product MKIIAKTAGEIFDSIRSKVHSGELTPGTLLPPVRELANQLGVNRNTVALAYKRLTDAGFALSKGRNGTVIRDAVADVELEGSTADLALRDLASGNPAAEVLPPLSDLVPFIRSTPCLYGEAAIRPDLEKAGRAWLQSDLPADFELNLTGGAVDAVERVLATWLIAGDRVAVEDPCFLSSISTLRHNRLQVCPVPVDTEGMQCDALAAQLEAGVKAVIITPRAHNPTGYGLSQARAAQIRTLLAGYPQVLTIVDDHFSLLSTQDYHHVIPENTQNWVLIRSTSKFLGPDLRLAFVASDSETSARLRQRLNAGTNWVSHILQDLAGASMTSPRFKQQIAEARQRYYQQREGLVTALKRCGIPLSPLHDGLNVWIPLAGDSTAIVWQMAQRGWLVRGGESFALGSTSNGLRITVSDLNPAETEQIAHSLATILSTSRATFLSQQA; this is encoded by the coding sequence ATGAAGATAATTGCGAAAACAGCGGGTGAAATTTTCGACAGCATCCGCTCAAAGGTCCATTCAGGCGAGCTGACTCCCGGTACGCTGCTGCCCCCGGTCAGGGAACTGGCCAATCAGCTCGGCGTTAATCGCAACACCGTGGCGCTGGCCTATAAACGGCTGACCGATGCGGGCTTTGCGCTGTCCAAAGGGCGCAACGGCACCGTTATCCGTGACGCCGTTGCGGACGTGGAGCTGGAGGGCAGCACTGCGGATCTTGCCCTGCGGGATCTCGCCAGCGGTAACCCCGCCGCTGAGGTTTTGCCGCCGCTGAGCGACCTGGTCCCCTTTATCCGCAGTACGCCCTGCCTGTATGGGGAGGCCGCCATTCGCCCCGATCTGGAAAAGGCCGGTCGGGCGTGGCTGCAGTCTGACCTGCCTGCGGATTTCGAGCTGAATCTGACCGGCGGAGCCGTCGATGCCGTCGAGCGCGTGCTGGCGACCTGGCTGATTGCCGGCGATCGCGTGGCCGTGGAAGATCCCTGTTTTCTCAGCAGCATCAGCACCCTCAGGCATAACCGCCTGCAGGTTTGCCCGGTGCCGGTGGATACCGAAGGAATGCAGTGTGACGCGCTGGCTGCCCAGCTGGAAGCCGGGGTGAAGGCGGTGATTATTACGCCACGGGCACATAATCCGACCGGGTACGGGCTGAGCCAGGCGCGGGCGGCGCAGATCCGCACTCTGCTGGCCGGGTATCCGCAGGTACTGACCATCGTCGATGACCATTTTTCTCTGCTTTCAACGCAGGACTATCATCACGTCATCCCTGAAAATACGCAAAACTGGGTGCTGATCCGCTCAACCTCGAAATTCCTCGGACCGGATCTGCGGCTGGCGTTCGTCGCCAGCGACAGTGAAACCTCCGCCCGCCTGCGGCAGCGGCTCAACGCCGGGACCAACTGGGTCAGCCATATTCTGCAGGATCTGGCCGGGGCATCCATGACCTCGCCACGCTTCAAGCAGCAGATTGCCGAAGCGCGCCAGCGTTATTATCAGCAGCGTGAGGGGCTGGTGACGGCGCTGAAACGCTGCGGTATTCCCCTTTCGCCCCTGCACGACGGGCTGAATGTCTGGATCCCCCTGGCGGGGGACAGCACGGCGATTGTCTGGCAGATGGCTCAGCGCGGATGGCTGGTCAGGGGCGGGGAATCCTTTGCGCTCGGCAGCACCAGCAATGGGCTGCGCATTACCGTCTCCGATCTCAACCCGGCGGAAACCGAGCAGATTGCGCACTCTCTGGCGACGATCCTCTCTACTTCACGCGCGACTTTTCTTTCTCAGCAGGCCTGA
- a CDS encoding type 1 glutamine amidotransferase → MRVHFIVHESFEAPGAYEIWARARGHNVTFSRVYAGEPLPAQVSDIDFLIVMGGPQDPATTRETCPHFDSKGEQALIASAIEAGKAVIGICLGSQLIGEALNAPFAHSPEKEIGKFPIFLTDAAAEDVLFSHFGQRLDVGHWHNDMPGLTPDARIIAYSEGCPRQIVAYSDRVFGFQCHMELTPEVVELLIAHSENDLSRAAEFRFVNTPAALRAHDYQAMNQVLYTFLDKLAARCQPLTA, encoded by the coding sequence ATGCGCGTGCATTTTATTGTACATGAAAGTTTTGAAGCCCCCGGCGCTTATGAAATCTGGGCCAGAGCGCGCGGCCACAACGTCACCTTTTCCCGGGTCTATGCCGGTGAGCCGCTGCCTGCGCAGGTGAGCGATATCGATTTTCTGATTGTGATGGGCGGCCCGCAGGATCCGGCCACCACGCGGGAAACCTGCCCACACTTCGATTCCAAAGGCGAGCAGGCGCTGATTGCCTCGGCGATCGAGGCGGGTAAAGCGGTTATCGGCATCTGCCTCGGTTCGCAGCTGATTGGTGAAGCGCTTAACGCGCCCTTTGCCCACAGCCCGGAAAAAGAGATCGGTAAATTCCCAATTTTCCTGACGGACGCCGCGGCCGAAGACGTGCTGTTTTCCCACTTTGGGCAGAGGCTGGACGTGGGGCACTGGCATAACGACATGCCGGGCCTGACGCCGGATGCCAGGATTATCGCCTACAGCGAAGGATGCCCGCGCCAGATCGTGGCCTATTCCGACCGGGTCTTTGGTTTCCAGTGCCATATGGAACTGACGCCTGAGGTGGTTGAGCTGCTGATCGCCCACTCTGAAAACGACCTCAGCCGGGCGGCTGAATTCCGCTTTGTGAATACGCCCGCAGCGCTGCGCGCCCACGATTATCAGGCGATGAATCAGGTGCTCTATACCTTCCTCGATAAGCTGGCTGCGCGCTGTCAGCCGCTGACTGCCTGA
- a CDS encoding ROK family protein → MNTPLSRTTRDMKKSNMALVIGMLKSLGTATKGELAQQTGLSSATCGAVLNELTLTGEVLALEFEASRGGRPAQRYACNPDFFSLLSLYAAGSDAQAELVWAVSSATGEILAQGERPFLPLALDTFDGLIASLLAQYPGVRVIGIGLPGVVVEDVVGYCDISLFSGLAIAERIARQTGCFTQAGNDLNYTVWGFYQNSCAGVSAPVAYLYKPDVHYPGCGMVIDGKVLTGVSNFAGEVLHLPFNVEGEPPLVEGMAKTLVSLTALINPRTVAVAGDNIRAGHLSEMREICLRYLPEKHLPELIYRDSIRQDYLQGIADRTLQQYNHHRLYAE, encoded by the coding sequence ATGAATACGCCGCTAAGCCGAACCACCCGTGACATGAAAAAGAGCAATATGGCTCTGGTGATCGGTATGCTGAAATCTCTGGGCACGGCCACCAAGGGCGAACTGGCGCAGCAAACCGGGCTGAGCAGCGCCACCTGCGGTGCGGTACTGAACGAGCTGACCCTGACCGGCGAGGTGCTGGCGCTGGAGTTTGAAGCGTCGCGCGGTGGGCGTCCTGCCCAGCGCTACGCCTGCAACCCCGATTTTTTCTCGCTGTTAAGCCTGTACGCCGCCGGGAGTGATGCCCAGGCCGAGCTGGTGTGGGCGGTCAGTTCCGCCACCGGCGAGATCCTGGCGCAGGGAGAGAGACCGTTTCTGCCGCTGGCGCTGGACACCTTTGACGGGCTGATTGCCTCGCTGCTGGCGCAGTATCCCGGCGTGCGGGTCATCGGCATCGGGCTGCCGGGCGTGGTGGTGGAGGATGTCGTCGGATACTGTGATATCTCCCTGTTCAGCGGGCTGGCGATTGCAGAACGCATCGCCCGGCAAACCGGCTGTTTTACCCAGGCGGGCAACGATCTGAATTACACCGTCTGGGGCTTTTACCAGAACAGCTGTGCGGGCGTCAGCGCGCCCGTCGCCTACCTCTACAAACCCGACGTGCATTATCCCGGCTGCGGCATGGTGATTGACGGTAAGGTGCTGACCGGGGTGAGTAATTTCGCCGGAGAGGTGCTGCATCTGCCGTTCAACGTTGAGGGTGAACCGCCGCTTGTTGAAGGGATGGCCAAAACCCTGGTGTCGCTGACGGCGCTGATTAACCCGCGCACCGTCGCCGTGGCGGGGGATAACATCCGCGCCGGGCATCTGTCGGAGATGCGTGAAATCTGCCTGCGTTATCTTCCCGAAAAGCATCTGCCCGAACTGATTTATCGTGACTCGATCCGCCAGGACTATCTGCAGGGCATTGCCGATCGGACCCTGCAGCAGTACAACCACCACCGTCTTTACGCGGAGTAA